The following coding sequences are from one Pseudoalteromonas carrageenovora IAM 12662 window:
- a CDS encoding diacylglycerol kinase family protein, translating into MWAAISYSLLALLLIFVGWEVSSVYFAIVFYWTALSLLLVSAAYIFNAAKIFRKRENGVIPFYIRWAFVPFLFGVQIYNAWSRKHDKVPPIQQINDNLFLACRLFPSDIDTLKDNGITAILDVTCEFDGLEWSSTQENINYLNIPVLDHSIPTHSQLNQAINWIHNHIKEDRRVVVHCALGRGRSVFVMAAYLLSQNKNADVHEVLAQIKETRETANLNKHQLRHLAKRHKKGELVIKNKAVLIANPVSGTRLWQEKEHLIVARLSAYYDLKILTTSKDVNGVELAKQAIKHNPDIVIACGGDGTVTEVASVLINTKFKLGIIPLGTANALAHVLMGISSKLIPVEQACDLIIDGQTSLIDTAYCNNELVLLLAGIGFEQSMIEKADRESKNKSGQLAYLSGFFEAFGEEKSQLLNVKIDDNEPQEICTNSFIVANAAPFTTLLAQGGGQPDHSDGLLDVNWLTPNKEDSTTVLSIAELMFSSLTQTQLAINSHHTNAKKVEITGEGDLKYVLDGEVKTAKKLVITIEPASLNVICKEQ; encoded by the coding sequence GGACCGCGCTTTCACTTTTGCTTGTAAGCGCTGCTTATATTTTTAATGCCGCTAAAATTTTCAGAAAAAGAGAAAATGGAGTCATCCCATTTTATATACGCTGGGCATTTGTACCATTTTTATTTGGAGTACAAATTTATAATGCCTGGTCGCGTAAGCACGATAAAGTACCGCCTATTCAGCAAATTAACGATAACTTATTTTTAGCCTGTCGCTTATTCCCCTCAGATATAGACACGTTAAAAGACAACGGTATTACAGCTATTTTGGATGTAACGTGTGAGTTTGATGGACTTGAATGGAGTTCAACGCAAGAGAACATTAATTACTTAAACATTCCGGTGCTCGATCATAGTATTCCTACTCATTCACAGTTAAATCAGGCCATTAACTGGATACATAACCATATCAAAGAAGACCGTCGGGTAGTTGTGCATTGTGCACTGGGTCGTGGAAGGTCTGTATTTGTTATGGCTGCTTATTTACTTAGCCAAAACAAAAATGCTGATGTGCATGAAGTACTTGCGCAAATTAAAGAAACGCGTGAAACCGCTAACTTAAATAAACATCAACTACGTCATTTAGCCAAACGTCATAAAAAAGGTGAATTGGTAATTAAAAATAAAGCAGTGTTAATTGCTAATCCTGTATCGGGTACGCGCTTGTGGCAGGAAAAAGAGCATTTAATAGTTGCTCGTTTGTCAGCCTATTACGATTTAAAAATACTTACTACTTCAAAAGACGTAAACGGCGTTGAGCTTGCTAAACAAGCAATAAAACATAACCCAGATATTGTGATTGCCTGTGGTGGTGATGGTACCGTTACAGAAGTTGCCAGTGTACTAATAAATACAAAATTTAAACTTGGGATAATACCACTAGGTACCGCTAACGCCTTAGCTCATGTATTAATGGGAATAAGCTCTAAATTAATTCCTGTTGAACAGGCCTGCGATTTAATTATTGATGGTCAAACAAGTTTAATTGATACCGCATACTGTAACAATGAATTAGTACTTTTACTCGCAGGCATTGGTTTTGAGCAGTCAATGATAGAAAAAGCGGATAGAGAGTCTAAAAATAAATCTGGGCAATTAGCGTATTTAAGTGGTTTTTTTGAGGCTTTTGGCGAAGAAAAGTCTCAGCTATTGAATGTTAAGATTGATGATAATGAGCCTCAAGAAATATGTACCAACAGCTTTATAGTAGCTAATGCAGCGCCTTTTACAACGTTATTAGCTCAAGGTGGCGGGCAACCAGATCACAGTGATGGCTTACTTGACGTAAATTGGTTAACGCCAAACAAAGAGGATTCAACAACGGTCCTTAGTATTGCAGAATTAATGTTCAGCAGCTTGACGCAAACTCAGCTTGCTATTAACTCACATCATACTAACGCAAAAAAAGTAGAAATTACTGGGGAAGGAGATCTCAAGTATGTACTTGATGGTGAAGTTAAAACCGCTAAAAAGCTGGTTATAACTATTGAACCTGCTTCATTAAATGTAATTTGCAAAGAGCAATAG
- a CDS encoding VF530 family protein codes for MNNQPKNPLHGVTLEQIIVELEQRLGWRTLGEQVKIKCFTDSPSIKSSLKFLRKTPWARDKVEALYIHTINNKPIRKPKSAPKETSSKAPDTTGFVWPSIKK; via the coding sequence ATGAATAATCAACCTAAAAACCCTTTACACGGGGTAACGTTAGAACAAATTATTGTTGAGTTAGAGCAACGACTTGGCTGGAGAACGCTAGGCGAGCAAGTAAAAATTAAATGTTTTACTGATTCGCCCAGTATAAAGTCGAGCTTAAAATTTTTGCGTAAAACGCCATGGGCGCGAGATAAAGTTGAAGCCCTTTACATACACACTATAAATAATAAGCCTATTCGCAAACCAAAAAGCGCACCAAAAGAGACCTCTTCTAAAGCGCCTGATACAACAGGGTTTGTTTGGCCATCAATTAAAAAATAA
- a CDS encoding DUF1496 domain-containing protein — MYNKIALIISLACLNIVTNSHASTIKTHAIIDANELSNQGRSCWYDNKRYSEGALIQIHSFTLLCALKKPEHNNSQLIWLKIDKQGNAIYPKKPKTITVN, encoded by the coding sequence ATGTATAATAAAATAGCGCTTATCATCAGCCTTGCTTGCTTAAATATTGTAACTAATAGCCATGCAAGTACAATTAAAACACACGCCATAATTGATGCAAATGAGCTTTCAAACCAAGGCCGAAGTTGTTGGTACGATAATAAGAGATATAGCGAAGGCGCACTAATTCAAATTCATTCTTTTACTTTATTGTGTGCTCTTAAAAAACCTGAGCATAATAACAGTCAGCTCATTTGGCTTAAAATTGATAAGCAAGGTAATGCTATTTATCCTAAAAAGCCTAAAACCATTACAGTGAATTAG
- a CDS encoding TIGR02647 family protein codes for MQFNQTMIDEFTLLAKFPRDSKMQGIKLHSDAEANLLSAAQRLFDKGIIDSPDGGYLTDLGLDLIEHVTVIHSALQN; via the coding sequence ATGCAATTTAACCAAACTATGATTGACGAATTTACACTATTAGCTAAATTTCCTCGCGACAGTAAAATGCAGGGGATAAAACTACACTCAGACGCAGAGGCTAACTTACTTAGTGCTGCGCAGCGTTTATTCGATAAAGGTATTATAGATAGCCCTGATGGCGGTTACTTAACTGATCTGGGCTTAGATTTGATTGAACATGTCACTGTTATTCACAGCGCACTGCAAAATTAA
- the maiA gene encoding maleylacetoacetate isomerase, whose amino-acid sequence MKLYSYFRSSAAYRVRIALNLKAIDYDLAIVNLLKSQQLDEGYLAVNPQGLLPALETEEGYLAQSLAIIEWLDETYPQSPIIAGSAWQKAKIRNISYAIACDIHPVNNLRVLKYLSNELNVDDEAKNKWYRHWIEIGFEKIELMLSDSSDYCVGDQPTLADICLVPQVFNALRFKVDMAAYPKIAAIYERCNKLAAFDDAAPQNQPDAI is encoded by the coding sequence ATGAAACTATATAGCTATTTTCGGTCATCAGCGGCTTATAGAGTACGTATAGCGCTTAACTTAAAGGCAATAGATTATGACCTTGCAATAGTTAACCTATTAAAGTCGCAGCAATTAGATGAGGGCTATTTAGCCGTTAACCCTCAAGGCTTACTCCCGGCTCTTGAAACCGAAGAGGGCTATTTAGCACAGTCTCTTGCAATAATTGAGTGGCTTGATGAAACCTACCCGCAGTCGCCAATCATTGCAGGCTCAGCGTGGCAAAAAGCGAAAATACGAAATATTAGTTATGCCATTGCCTGCGATATTCATCCAGTAAATAATCTACGTGTTTTAAAGTACTTATCGAACGAATTAAACGTTGATGATGAGGCTAAAAACAAATGGTATAGACACTGGATTGAAATCGGCTTTGAAAAAATTGAATTAATGCTCAGCGATAGTAGTGATTACTGTGTAGGTGATCAGCCTACTCTTGCTGATATTTGTTTAGTGCCTCAGGTATTTAATGCTTTACGTTTTAAAGTAGATATGGCTGCATATCCTAAAATAGCAGCCATTTATGAACGCTGTAACAAGTTAGCGGCATTTGATGACGCAGCACCACAAAACCAGCCTGATGCTATTTAA
- the hmgA gene encoding homogentisate 1,2-dioxygenase — MNTQLTYMTGFGNEFETQALPGALPIGQFTPQKVKYDLYTEQFSSTAFTAPRAANRRTWMYRLRPSVLQGDYHAIDNGLIRTAPITEAVTPPTMLRWNPIDIPTKPTDFIDGLITMAANGSANGQSGIGIHVYVANNSMQGRYFYNADGEMLFVPQQGELLLHTECGKLTVKPGEIAVIPRGIKFSVDLLNDTARGYICENYGHALELAERGPVGANGYANDRDFQYPVAAFEDKEGDFELVSKFNGNLFSCEIKHSPFDVVAWTGNSAPYKYDLSRFNVINTVSFDHPDPSIFTVLTSPSATEGMANVDFVIFPPRWMVAENTFRPPYYHRNIMSEFMGLIEGVYDAKEHGFVPGGASLHNCMSPHGPEADVFEKASNAELIPQKYENTLAFMFESRYIISPTKYALEGHERQTNYTDCWRTIKKQFNGAEDSL; from the coding sequence ATGAACACACAGCTAACTTATATGACCGGTTTTGGTAATGAATTTGAAACACAAGCGCTACCCGGTGCACTGCCTATAGGCCAATTTACTCCACAGAAAGTTAAGTATGATCTTTATACTGAACAATTTAGTTCTACCGCATTTACAGCTCCAAGAGCCGCAAATCGTAGAACGTGGATGTATCGACTACGTCCTTCGGTATTACAAGGTGATTACCATGCAATTGATAACGGCCTTATAAGAACAGCCCCTATTACTGAGGCCGTTACACCACCCACTATGCTACGGTGGAATCCTATTGATATTCCAACAAAGCCCACAGATTTTATTGATGGCTTAATAACAATGGCTGCAAATGGCAGCGCTAATGGTCAATCGGGTATTGGTATTCATGTTTATGTAGCTAACAACTCAATGCAGGGTCGCTATTTTTATAATGCCGATGGTGAAATGCTGTTTGTACCTCAGCAAGGCGAATTGCTATTACACACTGAGTGCGGAAAGCTGACTGTTAAGCCTGGTGAAATTGCAGTAATCCCACGCGGGATAAAGTTTTCAGTTGATTTACTAAACGATACTGCGCGTGGTTATATTTGTGAAAACTACGGCCATGCGTTAGAGCTTGCTGAGCGCGGACCGGTTGGCGCAAATGGTTATGCCAACGACAGAGATTTTCAATATCCTGTTGCTGCATTTGAAGATAAGGAAGGCGACTTTGAGTTAGTTTCTAAATTTAATGGTAATTTATTTAGCTGTGAAATAAAGCACTCCCCTTTTGATGTGGTTGCATGGACAGGTAATAGTGCGCCTTATAAATACGACTTATCTCGCTTTAATGTTATAAATACAGTGAGCTTTGACCACCCAGATCCTTCTATATTTACTGTACTTACATCACCATCAGCGACAGAGGGAATGGCAAATGTTGATTTTGTGATATTTCCACCACGCTGGATGGTTGCTGAGAATACCTTTCGCCCACCTTACTATCATCGTAATATTATGAGTGAGTTTATGGGCTTGATTGAAGGCGTATATGATGCAAAAGAGCACGGATTTGTACCAGGAGGCGCTAGTTTACATAATTGTATGTCGCCACACGGTCCAGAAGCTGATGTATTCGAAAAAGCGTCAAACGCAGAGCTTATTCCACAAAAATATGAAAATACGCTCGCCTTCATGTTCGAATCGCGCTACATCATTTCACCAACTAAATATGCACTTGAAGGACACGAGCGCCAAACAAACTACACAGACTGTTGGCGTACTATTAAAAAACAATTTAACGGTGCAGAGGACTCATTATGA
- a CDS encoding MarR family winged helix-turn-helix transcriptional regulator, with product MKLNLETFLPYQLTNIATRVSNDFAQVYQDKYDLNIPQWRVLANLAQYGQSNAKDLCIQASMDKSTVSRAVKALVNKDLVCSKLNENDKRAALLMLSEQGESFHSKIAIEAINWEKQLLSGLSDDEYQVLNTVIEKLNNKLNA from the coding sequence GTGAAGTTAAATTTAGAGACATTTTTACCCTACCAACTAACTAATATAGCAACGCGTGTTAGTAATGATTTTGCACAGGTATATCAAGATAAATACGACTTAAATATACCGCAGTGGCGCGTGCTTGCTAACTTAGCGCAGTACGGGCAAAGTAATGCAAAGGATTTATGTATTCAAGCAAGTATGGATAAATCCACGGTATCTAGAGCTGTGAAAGCACTTGTTAATAAAGATTTAGTCTGCAGCAAGCTTAATGAAAACGATAAACGCGCAGCATTGCTTATGTTAAGTGAGCAAGGTGAGTCTTTCCATTCTAAAATTGCGATTGAAGCAATTAACTGGGAAAAGCAATTATTGAGTGGGCTGTCTGATGATGAATACCAAGTATTAAATACTGTAATTGAAAAGCTAAATAATAAATTAAATGCATAA
- a CDS encoding TonB-dependent receptor, whose protein sequence is MKTQLRKTALSLAIAACVGVSGAAMANETTSAIKGQVTGPNGNPAAGTKVTILHVPSGSVKTTEVNDAGYFTAKGLRVGGPYKVVVDSDVYADQEFNNIILNIGNDYPVNVSLEPQSSMEQIVVTGAPISSMSGGTGPASTFTLTDLENTPAINRDLKDIIRIDPRITIDDSRGTINCGGGNPRYNSLTLDGVRMNDNFGLSSNGYPTINAPFSFDSIEQVSAELAPFDVQYGGFTSCNINAVTKSGGNEVHGGVFFDYTNDSMQGDSIEGEDYDAGNYTEKRYGFNVGLPLIEDKLFLFTSYEKLEGVQQFNYGGLTSGSVTADDLSRVQAASQSLYNYDAGGMPSSSPIEDEKILVKLDWNINENHRANIIYNYNDAFTISQSDADNDELSLSNHFYEQGAEFTSIIASVYSDWSDDFSTEVRIGKSELDARVESLDAASSFGEMQISTENGGTIYIGPDDSRQSNDLNYDTTTAKFAATYYLDQHTITAGYEYENLEVFNLFVQHTEGEWRFDSVEDFENGQAARIYYNNAATTNDPNDVAASFEYAQHTMYVQDEYSFTDIDASITFGLRYDKYTSDDKPNLNKNYTSRYGFSNQSTFDGIDLIQPRVGFQWYATDALEVRAGVGLFSGGNPNVWLSNSYSNDGITQIASQIRGVDLFNTPNVNGGTPGYEVPQSQFDTIAGTEIGSGDSNVNAVDPDFELPSEWKYSLGATYTTENDYVISLDYLFSKKKDAATLIDLGLVNSGQTTFDGRPLYTGKEDTLNPGETRSRDYLLTNVSGNSGDSSVISLGISKQYDNGINASFGYAYTDSNDVNPMTSSVADSNYSNLALTDPSNPGVATSDYEIPHRFTLTLGYSHEFVDGFATRFNLFGEAYKGLPYSYVFNNSDNTFGDTNNYGFGSRQLLYVPLENDPNVVYDMTADEINEFNEFISSEGLERGKITGRNSQNSDWFVKFNFKLTQELPGFMEGHKGEAFFVIDNLTNLLNDDWGVLKKGTFVGNRVVSTSIDDEGRYVYSGFNSNNVGTTTENSASVWQMRVGVRYTF, encoded by the coding sequence ATGAAAACTCAATTACGCAAAACAGCTCTTTCACTTGCTATTGCAGCATGTGTTGGTGTAAGTGGCGCAGCAATGGCTAACGAAACGACCTCTGCAATTAAAGGTCAAGTTACTGGTCCTAACGGCAACCCTGCTGCAGGTACTAAGGTAACAATTTTACACGTACCTTCTGGCTCAGTAAAAACAACTGAAGTAAATGACGCTGGTTACTTCACAGCTAAAGGCCTTCGTGTTGGTGGTCCTTACAAAGTAGTTGTAGATTCTGATGTGTATGCAGATCAAGAATTCAATAACATTATATTAAACATCGGTAACGATTACCCTGTAAACGTGTCTCTTGAGCCACAATCAAGCATGGAACAAATTGTAGTAACAGGTGCGCCAATCAGCTCTATGTCTGGTGGTACTGGCCCAGCGTCTACATTTACACTTACAGATCTTGAAAACACGCCTGCAATTAACCGTGATTTAAAAGACATTATTCGTATTGACCCACGTATTACAATTGATGACAGCCGCGGAACAATCAACTGTGGTGGTGGTAACCCTCGCTACAACAGCTTAACGCTAGATGGCGTTCGTATGAACGATAACTTCGGTTTAAGCTCAAACGGTTACCCAACTATTAACGCTCCTTTCTCTTTCGATTCAATTGAGCAAGTATCTGCTGAACTAGCACCATTTGATGTGCAATACGGTGGTTTTACATCATGTAACATTAATGCTGTAACTAAATCAGGCGGAAATGAAGTTCACGGTGGTGTATTCTTTGATTATACAAATGACTCTATGCAAGGAGACTCAATTGAAGGTGAAGATTACGACGCAGGCAATTACACTGAGAAGCGCTACGGCTTTAACGTTGGCCTACCATTAATCGAAGATAAACTATTTTTATTCACTTCATATGAAAAGCTTGAAGGTGTACAACAATTTAACTACGGTGGCCTGACAAGTGGTAGTGTTACTGCTGATGACCTTTCTCGAGTTCAAGCGGCATCACAATCTCTATATAACTACGATGCAGGTGGAATGCCATCTAGCTCACCTATTGAAGATGAAAAAATCTTAGTTAAATTAGATTGGAACATCAACGAAAACCACCGTGCTAACATCATTTATAACTACAATGATGCATTCACTATTTCTCAATCAGATGCTGACAATGATGAGCTTTCATTATCTAACCACTTCTATGAGCAAGGTGCTGAATTCACCTCAATCATCGCCTCTGTTTACTCAGATTGGTCAGATGATTTCTCTACTGAAGTTCGTATAGGTAAATCGGAACTAGATGCTCGAGTTGAATCTTTAGACGCAGCGAGCAGCTTTGGTGAAATGCAGATTAGCACTGAAAACGGCGGTACAATCTATATTGGTCCAGATGACTCTCGTCAATCTAACGATTTAAACTATGACACAACTACAGCTAAATTTGCAGCTACATACTATCTTGACCAACATACAATAACAGCAGGTTATGAGTATGAAAATCTCGAAGTATTTAACCTATTCGTACAGCATACCGAAGGTGAGTGGCGTTTTGATTCTGTTGAGGACTTTGAAAACGGTCAAGCTGCACGTATCTACTATAACAATGCTGCAACTACAAATGATCCAAATGATGTAGCAGCAAGCTTTGAATACGCACAACATACAATGTATGTTCAAGATGAATACAGCTTCACTGACATTGATGCAAGCATAACATTTGGTCTTCGTTATGATAAATATACTAGTGATGACAAACCAAATCTCAATAAAAACTATACTAGCCGATACGGCTTCAGTAATCAAAGTACCTTTGACGGTATCGATTTAATTCAACCACGCGTTGGCTTCCAGTGGTATGCAACAGATGCACTTGAAGTTCGTGCTGGTGTTGGTCTGTTCTCTGGTGGTAACCCTAACGTTTGGTTATCTAATTCTTATTCGAATGATGGTATTACGCAAATCGCCTCTCAAATTCGCGGTGTAGATTTATTCAATACACCAAATGTAAACGGCGGAACACCAGGCTACGAAGTACCACAATCACAATTTGATACCATAGCTGGAACAGAAATTGGTTCAGGTGATTCAAATGTAAATGCTGTAGACCCTGATTTTGAATTACCATCAGAGTGGAAGTACTCTTTGGGCGCTACTTATACTACCGAGAATGACTACGTAATATCACTTGATTACTTATTCTCTAAGAAGAAAGATGCTGCTACTCTAATAGATCTTGGTTTAGTTAATTCTGGTCAAACTACATTTGATGGACGTCCATTATATACAGGTAAAGAAGATACTCTAAATCCAGGTGAAACTCGTTCACGTGATTACCTACTTACAAATGTAAGTGGCAATAGCGGTGACTCGTCTGTTATTTCATTGGGTATTAGTAAACAGTACGACAATGGCATTAACGCTAGCTTTGGCTACGCGTACACAGATTCAAACGATGTTAATCCGATGACTAGTTCTGTTGCTGACTCTAATTACAGTAATTTAGCACTAACTGACCCGAGTAATCCTGGTGTAGCTACATCAGATTATGAAATCCCACATCGCTTTACTCTTACACTTGGCTACTCACATGAATTCGTAGATGGTTTTGCTACCCGCTTTAATTTATTCGGTGAAGCATATAAAGGTTTACCATATAGCTATGTATTCAATAACAGCGATAATACATTTGGTGATACCAATAACTATGGTTTTGGCTCTCGTCAACTGCTTTATGTACCACTTGAAAATGATCCTAACGTTGTTTATGACATGACCGCAGACGAAATAAATGAATTCAATGAATTTATTTCTTCAGAAGGATTAGAGCGCGGTAAAATTACTGGTCGTAATTCTCAAAATTCTGACTGGTTTGTTAAATTCAACTTCAAGTTAACACAAGAGCTTCCTGGCTTTATGGAAGGTCACAAAGGTGAAGCATTCTTCGTAATTGATAACCTAACAAATCTACTTAATGACGACTGGGGTGTACTTAAAAAAGGTACTTTCGTAGGAAACCGTGTTGTATCAACGTCTATTGATGATGAAGGGCGCTACGTTTACTCTGGTTTTAACTCAAATAACGTAGGTACTACTACTGAAAATAGCGCCTCGGTTTGGCAAATGCGTGTAGGTGTTCGTTACACTTTCTAA